From Natronincola ferrireducens, the proteins below share one genomic window:
- the glpK gene encoding glycerol kinase GlpK, whose protein sequence is MKKYILALDQGTTSSRAILFNDKGEICSISQKEFTQIYPRAGWVEHDPMEIWGTQSGVAREILEKAGVKPQEVAAIGITNQRETTVVWDKHTGKPIYNAIVWQCRRTAEICDDLKEKGLETYIRNNTGLVVDAYFSATKIKWILDNVEGARIKAEKGDLLFGNIDSWLIWNLTRGKVHVTDFSNASRTMLFNIKELKWDEKILEALDIPVSMLPAVKPSSFIYGHTDSQTFGGAEIPIAGVAGDQQAALFGQACFEPGMAKNTYGTGCFMLMNTGETFVPSNNGLLTTIAWGIEGKVEYALEGSIFVAGAVVQWLRDELRIIRDADETEYLATKVKDANGVYLVPAFVGMGAPYWDMYARGTIVGLTRGTKAEHIVRAALESIAYQTRDVLEAMEEDSGIDLQVLKVDGGAVKNNFLMQFQSDILGAKVERPEIVETTALGAAYLAGLAVGFWPNKKVIVDSRRIDTEFSSNMEKGDREKLYKDWKRAVNRSLKWEEE, encoded by the coding sequence ATGAAAAAATATATTTTAGCTTTAGACCAAGGTACAACCAGCTCCAGAGCAATATTATTTAATGATAAGGGAGAAATTTGTAGTATATCTCAGAAGGAATTTACCCAAATCTATCCTAGAGCAGGGTGGGTGGAGCATGATCCAATGGAAATTTGGGGAACCCAAAGTGGTGTAGCTAGAGAAATACTTGAAAAAGCTGGGGTAAAGCCTCAGGAGGTAGCGGCTATAGGGATTACAAATCAAAGAGAGACTACAGTAGTATGGGATAAGCATACGGGAAAGCCAATATACAATGCAATTGTTTGGCAATGCAGAAGAACAGCAGAAATATGTGATGATTTAAAGGAAAAAGGTTTAGAAACCTACATCAGAAATAATACAGGACTGGTAGTAGATGCATATTTCTCTGCTACAAAGATAAAGTGGATTTTAGATAATGTAGAAGGGGCACGAATAAAGGCAGAAAAGGGGGATCTGCTGTTTGGTAATATTGACAGCTGGCTAATATGGAACTTAACAAGAGGTAAGGTTCATGTTACTGATTTTTCCAATGCATCTCGAACCATGTTGTTTAACATAAAAGAACTAAAATGGGATGAAAAAATATTAGAAGCCTTAGATATTCCTGTTTCTATGTTACCTGCTGTAAAGCCCTCCAGTTTTATCTATGGACATACAGATTCACAAACCTTTGGGGGAGCTGAAATTCCTATCGCCGGAGTGGCAGGAGACCAACAGGCGGCTCTGTTTGGGCAGGCATGTTTTGAACCTGGAATGGCTAAAAATACATATGGTACAGGATGTTTTATGTTAATGAATACTGGAGAAACCTTTGTACCCTCCAATAACGGTCTACTTACTACGATAGCATGGGGTATAGAAGGAAAAGTAGAGTATGCTCTAGAGGGCAGTATTTTTGTAGCTGGGGCTGTTGTCCAATGGCTAAGGGACGAATTAAGGATTATACGGGATGCAGATGAAACCGAATATTTAGCTACAAAGGTGAAGGATGCAAATGGTGTGTATCTAGTACCAGCTTTTGTTGGAATGGGGGCACCCTACTGGGATATGTATGCTAGAGGTACTATAGTAGGCCTTACAAGGGGAACTAAGGCCGAACATATAGTTAGGGCAGCACTGGAGTCCATTGCTTATCAAACTAGAGATGTATTGGAAGCTATGGAGGAGGATTCCGGCATAGATCTACAGGTATTAAAAGTTGACGGTGGGGCAGTGAAAAATAACTTTTTGATGCAATTTCAATCGGATATACTGGGGGCAAAGGTGGAACGTCCTGAGATTGTTGAGACGACGGCCCTAGGTGCAGCTTATTTGGCAGGGCTGGCTGTAGGATTTTGGCCTAATAAAAAGGTAATTGTTGATAGCAGAAGAATTGATACCGAATTCTCATCAAATATGGAGAAGGGGGACAGGGAAAAGCTCTATAAGGATTGGAAGCGGGCTGTTAATCGTTCATTAAAATGGGAAGAGGAGTAG
- a CDS encoding NAD(P)/FAD-dependent oxidoreductase, with the protein MFDVAIIGAGVTGAAIARELSKYQLNIVIIEKDNDVANGTTKANSAIVHAGYDATQGTLKAKLNVRGNEMYDKICKELHVPFKRIGSLVLAFNEEEMKVVQELYKRGIVNGVPDMEIVNKQKVLSLEPNINEDVVGALYAKTGGIVGPWELAIALVENAVDNGVEIHLNSPVTDIEKIQEGYLITAVDKKIHTKLVINCAGLYGDEINNMVNSPAFEILPNRGEYNLFDKGVGNTVNTVVFRCPSEAGKGAVVLPTVHGNLLIGPTAEYVEDKESVNTTWKGLTFLQEHTQSILKKMGFGNVITSFSGLRAKTKNQDFIIEESKESLGFINVAAIDSPGLTAAPAIAEYVVDIVKNRLGTVQENPSFNPNRRPNIHFAELSQEEKAELVHKDKRYGRVICRCEHITEGEIVDVIHRKAGARTLDGVKRRARPGSGRCQGGFCAPRVMEIIARELAVDITEVVKDGKGSYILTGKTK; encoded by the coding sequence ATGTTTGATGTTGCAATTATCGGAGCAGGTGTAACCGGAGCTGCTATTGCTAGGGAACTTTCAAAATATCAACTTAATATAGTAATTATTGAAAAGGACAATGATGTTGCTAATGGAACGACTAAAGCCAATAGTGCCATTGTTCATGCAGGCTATGATGCTACTCAAGGAACATTAAAGGCTAAACTCAATGTAAGAGGAAACGAAATGTACGATAAAATATGCAAAGAATTACATGTACCATTCAAGAGGATAGGTTCATTAGTATTGGCCTTCAATGAAGAAGAAATGAAGGTAGTTCAAGAGTTATATAAACGAGGAATTGTAAATGGAGTACCTGATATGGAAATTGTAAATAAGCAAAAGGTCTTGTCCCTTGAGCCCAACATAAATGAAGATGTGGTGGGGGCTCTTTATGCTAAAACTGGAGGGATTGTTGGACCTTGGGAACTGGCCATTGCATTGGTGGAAAATGCCGTAGACAATGGAGTTGAGATACATCTTAATAGTCCTGTTACAGATATTGAAAAAATACAGGAGGGCTATTTAATTACAGCAGTAGATAAAAAAATACACACTAAACTAGTAATTAATTGTGCCGGTCTGTATGGAGATGAAATAAATAATATGGTTAATAGCCCCGCCTTTGAGATATTACCAAATAGAGGAGAATATAACCTTTTTGATAAGGGTGTAGGAAACACTGTCAATACTGTGGTTTTTAGATGTCCTTCAGAAGCAGGGAAAGGAGCAGTTGTACTACCTACAGTTCATGGTAATCTACTTATTGGTCCTACTGCAGAGTATGTGGAGGATAAAGAAAGTGTTAACACAACATGGAAGGGACTAACCTTTCTACAAGAACACACCCAGTCTATCTTGAAGAAGATGGGTTTTGGTAATGTTATCACCTCCTTCAGTGGATTAAGGGCAAAAACCAAAAACCAAGATTTTATCATAGAAGAATCAAAGGAGTCTCTAGGTTTCATCAATGTAGCTGCCATTGACTCACCGGGACTAACGGCAGCTCCAGCTATTGCAGAGTATGTGGTAGACATTGTAAAAAACAGACTGGGAACTGTACAGGAAAACCCCAGCTTTAATCCTAATAGAAGGCCCAATATACATTTTGCAGAGCTTTCACAGGAGGAAAAAGCAGAGTTAGTTCATAAAGACAAAAGGTACGGAAGAGTCATTTGTCGATGTGAGCACATTACTGAAGGAGAAATTGTGGATGTCATCCATAGAAAAGCTGGAGCTAGAACACTAGATGGTGTCAAAAGAAGAGCTAGACCAGGATCAGGACGTTGTCAGGGGGGATTTTGTGCCCCAAGGGTAATGGAGATTATCGCCAGGGAACTGGCAGTAGATATTACAGAGGTTGTAAAGGATGGTAAAGGCTCTTATATATTAACAGGAAAAACCAAGTAA
- a CDS encoding NAD(P)/FAD-dependent oxidoreductase, with protein MLNYELVVIGGGPAGLAAAIEARENGVKNILVIERDRELGGILQQCIHNGFGLHVFKEELTGPEYAEKFILELVEMGIEYKLDTMVLEVSNNKQITAMNTIDGIINIEAKAIILAMGCRERARGAIRIPGARPAGVLTAGTAQRFVNMEGYMIGKKVVILGSGDIGLIMARRLTLEGTEVLAVAELMPYSGGLTRNIVQCLEDYDIPLFLKHTVIDIEGQDRVKAVTIAQVDEGFKPIPGTEKRFECDTLLLSVGLIPENELSKYAGIDIDSITAGPVVNESMETSVEGIFACGNVVHVHDLVDWVTEESRRAGRSAAKYIKGKLINQGKVINLKAANGVRYIVPQRIRVDNITESIQIMMRVDNVYKNIKLVAKGNNKIVKEVKRLHVAPGEMETVKLTLQELSLENSHEISVEVVKGEE; from the coding sequence GTGTTAAATTATGAACTTGTGGTCATTGGAGGAGGTCCAGCTGGACTGGCAGCAGCAATCGAAGCCCGGGAAAATGGTGTTAAAAATATACTGGTGATAGAGAGGGATAGGGAGCTAGGAGGTATTCTACAGCAATGTATTCATAATGGGTTTGGACTCCATGTCTTTAAGGAGGAACTAACCGGACCAGAATATGCTGAAAAATTTATTTTAGAGCTTGTGGAGATGGGGATAGAGTATAAATTAGATACGATGGTACTGGAGGTTAGTAACAATAAACAGATTACTGCTATGAACACAATCGACGGAATCATAAATATCGAAGCAAAAGCTATCATCCTTGCTATGGGCTGTAGAGAAAGGGCAAGGGGAGCCATTAGAATTCCTGGTGCTAGACCTGCTGGAGTATTAACAGCTGGTACGGCACAACGTTTTGTTAATATGGAAGGTTATATGATTGGAAAAAAAGTAGTTATTCTAGGATCAGGGGATATTGGCTTAATTATGGCAAGACGGTTAACCTTAGAAGGGACAGAAGTACTGGCGGTAGCAGAATTAATGCCCTACTCTGGAGGATTGACAAGAAATATTGTTCAGTGTTTGGAGGACTATGATATACCCCTCTTTTTAAAGCATACGGTTATAGATATCGAAGGTCAGGATCGAGTTAAGGCTGTAACCATAGCTCAGGTAGATGAAGGATTTAAGCCAATACCTGGGACAGAAAAGAGATTTGAATGTGATACGCTACTACTATCGGTTGGGTTGATTCCTGAAAATGAGCTTTCAAAATATGCTGGTATAGATATAGATTCTATTACAGCAGGGCCGGTAGTCAACGAGTCTATGGAAACCTCAGTAGAGGGAATTTTTGCCTGTGGAAATGTTGTTCATGTCCATGATTTAGTAGACTGGGTTACTGAGGAGAGCAGAAGGGCTGGAAGAAGTGCTGCCAAGTATATAAAGGGTAAATTGATCAATCAAGGAAAAGTTATAAACCTTAAGGCTGCAAATGGCGTGAGATATATTGTTCCCCAACGTATAAGAGTAGATAACATAACAGAATCAATTCAAATTATGATGCGGGTTGATAATGTCTATAAAAATATCAAATTGGTTGCAAAGGGCAACAATAAAATAGTCAAAGAAGTAAAAAGGCTGCACGTTGCTCCAGGTGAAATGGAAACGGTTAAATTGACTTTGCAGGAATTATCTTTAGAAAATTCCCATGAGATTTCTGTAGAGGTTGTGAAGGGAGAGGAGTAG
- a CDS encoding DUF1667 domain-containing protein produces MEGKEMVCIVCPLGCKLMVTKDDTNQVGYGVVGNKCSKGLNYGIREMTNPTRPLTTTVKITNAFLNRLPVRTNGDIPKSQIFQAMKLINKVEVKAPIKAGEVIIKNVLDTGVDVIASRSMHENEELNYYFTHPKIKKIINL; encoded by the coding sequence TTGGAAGGAAAAGAGATGGTTTGTATTGTATGTCCATTAGGTTGTAAACTGATGGTTACTAAGGATGATACCAATCAAGTAGGTTACGGGGTAGTAGGTAACAAATGTTCAAAAGGTTTGAATTATGGGATTAGGGAAATGACGAATCCCACTAGACCACTGACAACAACAGTAAAAATAACCAATGCTTTTTTAAATAGACTGCCTGTACGAACAAATGGAGATATTCCTAAATCCCAGATTTTTCAGGCAATGAAATTAATCAACAAGGTTGAAGTGAAGGCACCTATAAAGGCAGGAGAAGTAATTATTAAAAATGTTTTAGATACAGGGGTAGATGTAATTGCCTCTAGAAGCATGCATGAAAATGAAGAACTCAATTATTATTTTACTCACCCCAAAATAAAAAAAATAATAAACCTATAA
- a CDS encoding metal ABC transporter solute-binding protein, Zn/Mn family, with protein MKGKSIKYGIILLILTYIFVGCSPITLMEESSIEELEVQDGEVVMEPRIKMFASFYPLYDFAKKVGGDLVDVSVVVPHAIDPHSFDPSPRIIAQLETADVLIYNGLGMEPWIDGVLEIFKDKNTIIIEANKGLELIKFEEDNGYHHHEHDHHHHDGEYDPHIWMDPINVIKIAEGIKDAFVEIDPENIGYYEENYINFRNQLKNLDKDFIEGLEKAVGRRILVSHSAFGYLANRYNIKEIAVSGVSPHQEPSPGRLAELTEKAKEFNLKYIFFEGLANPRTAEILGEEANLEVLTLYNIEGLTEEQREFGEDYLSLMYKNLENLKKALVE; from the coding sequence ATGAAAGGCAAGTCAATAAAATACGGCATTATCCTACTTATTCTAACCTATATATTTGTGGGATGCAGTCCAATAACTTTAATGGAGGAAAGTAGTATTGAAGAGTTGGAGGTCCAGGATGGAGAAGTAGTGATGGAACCTCGAATTAAAATGTTTGCCAGCTTCTACCCTCTATATGATTTTGCTAAAAAAGTAGGAGGCGATTTAGTAGATGTTTCCGTTGTTGTTCCCCATGCCATAGATCCCCACAGCTTTGACCCTTCTCCAAGGATTATAGCTCAACTGGAAACGGCAGATGTACTTATCTACAATGGATTAGGGATGGAGCCTTGGATCGACGGTGTGTTGGAGATTTTTAAAGACAAAAATACGATTATCATCGAAGCCAATAAAGGATTAGAACTTATCAAATTTGAAGAAGATAATGGATATCATCATCATGAACATGATCATCATCATCATGATGGAGAATATGATCCTCATATTTGGATGGACCCCATCAATGTCATAAAAATAGCAGAAGGAATCAAGGATGCCTTTGTGGAAATAGATCCTGAAAATATAGGATATTATGAAGAGAACTATATAAACTTTAGAAATCAATTGAAAAATCTTGATAAAGACTTTATAGAAGGTTTAGAGAAGGCTGTAGGGAGAAGAATATTGGTATCCCACTCTGCCTTTGGTTATTTAGCCAATAGGTATAATATAAAAGAAATAGCCGTTTCAGGTGTTTCACCCCATCAAGAGCCTAGTCCTGGGAGATTGGCAGAATTAACCGAAAAAGCTAAGGAGTTTAACTTAAAATATATATTCTTTGAAGGTTTGGCAAATCCTAGAACTGCAGAAATTTTAGGTGAAGAAGCTAATTTAGAAGTGCTGACACTATACAACATAGAAGGTTTAACAGAGGAACAGAGGGAATTTGGCGAAGATTACCTATCCCTAATGTATAAAAACCTAGAAAATCTAAAGAAAGCTTTGGTGGAATAA
- a CDS encoding metal ABC transporter ATP-binding protein, whose protein sequence is MAAIAEVKDLSFQYDTIPILTNVNFSIQQGDFMGIVGPNGSAKSTLVKLLLGLLKPQQGKIYLMGRPIEAFRQWHKIGYISQRVRNFNNSFPATVEEIIAANLYHQMGIFKFLRRVHRGKVDRVLEIVGMREYKDRLIGTLSGGEQQRIFIARTLISNPKIIFMDEPLVGVDIASQEKFYALMCKLNKEMGITLVMVSHDLGVITDYTNRVACVGNRKIFVHQSKSFNEEEYIRNVYGDRARLLQHRH, encoded by the coding sequence ATGGCAGCAATAGCAGAGGTTAAAGATTTATCCTTTCAATATGATACTATACCTATATTAACAAATGTAAATTTCAGTATTCAACAAGGGGATTTTATGGGGATTGTTGGACCAAATGGTTCAGCTAAGAGTACCCTTGTGAAGCTCCTGCTGGGGTTATTAAAACCTCAGCAGGGCAAAATTTATTTAATGGGTAGGCCAATAGAAGCCTTTAGGCAGTGGCACAAGATTGGTTATATCTCTCAAAGAGTCAGAAACTTTAACAATAGCTTTCCTGCCACAGTAGAGGAAATCATTGCAGCTAACCTATATCATCAAATGGGAATTTTTAAATTTTTACGAAGAGTTCATCGTGGGAAAGTAGATAGGGTGCTGGAAATTGTAGGGATGAGGGAGTATAAGGATAGGCTTATTGGCACCTTGTCAGGAGGAGAACAGCAGAGAATTTTTATAGCTCGGACTCTAATTAGTAATCCTAAAATTATTTTTATGGATGAACCTCTAGTTGGAGTTGATATAGCATCCCAAGAAAAATTTTATGCCCTAATGTGTAAGTTAAATAAAGAGATGGGAATAACCCTAGTAATGGTTTCCCATGACTTAGGGGTAATTACTGACTATACCAATCGTGTTGCCTGTGTAGGTAACCGCAAAATATTTGTTCATCAATCCAAGTCCTTTAACGAGGAGGAGTATATTAGAAATGTCTATGGAGATAGGGCTAGACTCCTTCAGCATAGACATTAG